The genomic stretch TTATTTTATTATCATCAAATGTTTTAGATATATTTTGAAATTCAATGATTACATTTTTATTATCAAGATCATCCATATTTTTCACCCCCCAATAAATTTCAATAGTATAATCTTATAAATATCATTCATTTTTCCAAACTATTAATCTACTAATTTTTTTTCTTTTAAAAATTCATGGGCAACATCTTTAGGATCTTTCTTCTCAACTTCTACTTGATAATTCATTTTAGCCATATCTTCATTACTAATAAGTCCTTCAAGCTTTAATAAAACCTCCTTTAATTCAGGATGTTCTTTTAAAACTTCATTTCTTACTACATTTCCACATTCATATGATGGGAAGAACCCTAAATCATCTTTTAATATAGTTATATTTGAAGATATTAATCGACCATCAGTTGTGTATATTACTACTACATCTATTTTTTTGTCATTGATAGCATTATACTTTAATCCAACATCCATATCCTTAGTATCTTTAAAATTGAAATTGTATTTTTCAGAGATCGCATTATATCCATCATTTCTTTCAAAAAAATCTGGTTCAGCTCCAAAAGTTAAATCATTTGATACTTTTGCAAGATCCGAATAAGTTTTTAGATTATATTTATCTGCTATTTCTTTATTAACAGCTATACCATATGTATTTTCAAATCCATACATCCCCACCCATGACATATTATATTTTTCATTATATTTTGATTTTAACTCTGAATTTTGCTCAGTAGTGAAAGTTCCACCTTCTTTTAAAACTTCCATCCATCCTGTTCCAGTATATTCTGGATATAAGTCAAAATCTCCTTTTTCCATTCCTGGATGAATTGTACTAACTCCTCCTGCAATACCAGTACTTAGTTTAACATTAAGATCAGTTTTTTCTTCAATCAATTCCTTTAACATATAACCCAGTATATATTGTTCTGTATAAGGTTTACTAGCAATGTTTATTGTTTCAGAACTACTAGAGCCATATAATATTCCCCCTCCTACTAAACCTATGACTAATATAATAGCTACTATTGCTACTGGCTTTTTATTATTTTCATTATTTTTACTTATTTTCTTTAATTTATTTACAAATTTAGAATCATTTTTACCATATTTCGTTATTTTTTCAATTTGGCCTAAAATAAAATCTACTACTATAGCTAATATAGCTATTAAAATACTTCCTGCTATTGTCATAGCCATGTTATTGGTTGTTATCCCCCTGTAAATAGCTACACCTAACCCTCCAGCACCTATAAATGCAGCTATACCAGCTAATGCTATGGTCATGACAGCCATTGTTCTGATACCAGCCATTATATGAGGCATTGCTAGTGGAATTTTTATTTTATATAACATTTGGAATTTTGTACTTCCCATTCCTCTTGCTGCTTCTAAAATCCCCTTATCAATGTTAGTAATGCCAGAATGAGTATTTTTAACCATAGGAAGTAAAGCATAAATTGTAAGGGCTATTATTGCACTAACATCACCAATACCTGATATTGGAATTAATAATCCAAATAATGCTATTGAAGGTATAGTATAAACAAAATTAACTACACTTAATATCCATTTATTTTTTTCATATTCACTAACAATAATTCCAATAATCATTCCTAAAACAATCGCGATTAAAATAGAAATTAAAGAAAGTTGGATATGTTGAATTAATAAATCCATGAAAAATTCGTGATCTGAAATCAATAAAGAAAAACTCTCTTCTAATAAAATATTTAACAAACCCCCCTTTCATACGTTTCATAATATTTAATAAATGTCTATATATATTATTTATACAACATTATGTAAATATTTTATGATATTTTATTGATATTTTATTATCTATTTATTATTTTAGCCATTTAAAATATAACTATGAAAAATTAGAAAAAATAATTACAGAAACACTAACTAAAAATAATATTCATTATGCCATTATCAATGATGAAGAATTTTAAAACAATAGAGAAAGAAAATATTTAAAATATTAGTCTAATTTTTGAGATATATAAGAAACTACTTGATTTTTACTATTCAATAAAATATCAATAGATTTTTTTTATTTTCTAGATAATTAATCATATTTCTTAAATTTTTTATTTTATTTTTTTGATTAATTAATCTATTAATCATTAGAAAGCCACTTTTCATATTATATTTGAATATAGAAAAATAATTATAATAATTAAATTCATAAACTATACTCATGGGGTTTCAAGAGATTAAAGGAATTAAATTAATATTAAAAGTTTTTTTAATAATCCCAATATTTATTCTATTTATTTTTCAAACGTTATTTAAAAGGATTAAAAATACTAAATTACAGTTAAAAATTTATGATTATATGATTAAGCTTTGGTCTGAAATATATTTCATCTATGAATACCGGATATGTATTACAAAATAACGAAGAATATGAAAAAACTATAATAAATTTTGAAAAAAGTCTAGAACTTGTAAAAAAGAAGACTCTGATAAAGTTTCCCCATTAAAAAGTATCGTATTATTATTAGAAGAGTTAAATGATTTTGATGAATCTTTAAAGATTATTAATAAAGTATTAAGAATAAATCCTGATGAAAAAGAAACAATATACAATAAAAGAATAACATTATCAAGACTATCTAAATATGAAGATGCTTTAATTAAAATATTAATCAATAAATTATAGAATAACTTGGAAAATTATAATAATTAAAAAAAAGGTGAAAATTATGAAATATATACATATTCCCTTAGAAGGAGCATATAATGTTAGAGAATTGGGAGGTTATCCTATAAATAATGGAGTTACCTCTTTTAATAGCTTTTTAAGAGGAGATAGCCTTGAAGAAATTACTGTTAAAGACTTAAAAATATTAGAAGAGTATGGTATAAGAAACATACTTGATTTAAGAGGAGAAATTGAAATAGGTGATGAATTAAAAATAATCAGAGATAATTCAAACTTAAAATATAAACAAATTTCATTATTTGGTGATATTGAAAAAGCTGCATCTGAAGATATAACTAAAATGATTGTAGAAAATCCAGAAGAATTTTTAATAGAAATATATATAGCTGCACTGAATGAAGCTAAATCTGCAATGAAAGAAGTGTTTGATAATATAGCAAAATGTAAAGGAGGGATACTTTTCCATTGTACTGATGGAAAAGACAGAACCGGAATAATATCCGCACTTTTATTAGATTTAGCTGGTGTTAAAAAATCAGACATCATAGCTAATTACCAAATAACCCACACTTATATAAAAGAAAATCCAAAAGTAAAGGAACAAGCCAAACAATATTCTGAAGAACTCACTTACTCAAAGCCAAAATATATGGCAAACTTATTAAACTATCTTGAAAAAAATTATAATAATACAGAATCATATCTAGAAAAAATTGGTGTAAGTAAAGAAAATATAAGAAAAATAAAACAAAAATTAATTACCATATAATAAAAACCAAATTACTTATTAAATTATTCAAATAATATTAAAAAGTTAATTATTCAATTCTTTTAATCTTTGGATTTCTTCTGCGTGGTGTTTCATGATTAAACCATTAGGTGTTTTAACCACATTAAAATGATGTTTATTAGCTAATTTTTAAATTAGTTGTTTTGTTCTTTTTTGTTTAGTTTATTAGTTTTTTTACAGCTCTCACAAAGAACAGCAAACAAATATTATTAAGCTTCTTTCTCAAAAAATATCCATAATCAATGATATAATCATAAAATGGAGACTTTCAACACTTAATATAATAGCATTACTTAATATAATAGCATTATTATTCTATTATTATAAATAAATTTTTAATAGTTTTTTGCTTTTATTTCAAAATATGCTTTTGGATATTTACATACTGGACAAATTTCTGGGGCAGATTTTCCTTCAACAATATATTCACAATTCCTACATTCCCAAACTACTGTGTTTTCTTTTTTAAATACTTCATCATTTTTTAAATTAGCTAATAATTTCTTATACTTTGCTTCATGCTCTTTTTCAATTTGACCTACCATTTCAAAAACATAAGCAATTATATCAAAACCTTCTTCTTTTGCTTCTTTTGCAAATTTATCATACATAGTCCATCCATAATGTTCAACATCAGCAGCATCTTCTAAATTAGTTACTGTATCCGGAATTTTTTCATCATGTAAAAATTTAAACCATATTTTTGCATGCTCCTTTTCTTTTTCCGCTGTTTCAAGAAATAAAGCAGCAATTTGCTCATAACCTTCCTCTTTTGCTTTAGCGGCATAAAAAGTATATTTATTCCTAGACCGTGACTCTCCTGAAAAAGAACCCATTAAATTCTTCTCTGTTTTTGTTCCTTTCAAATCCAACATTTTCAACATACCTCCTAAAATTATATAAAACATATTATATTTATATAAAATAACAATAGTTATTATTATAATATCATAATTACCTCATCATTAATAAATTTAATTAATAATATCCCACGCTCCTATCATAATATGCTTTTTTAATTTTTTTCTTGCCTAAATTTACCCACTTCTTTTTCTTTTTATCATAAGCTTGAAATGAAAAAGTTTTACCATTAAGAGAACCAGTACCTTTTTTAGTTGAAAGAATGACAAAAGAATTTTTGCCATATTCAGTCATGTGTTTATATTTCCATTTTTTAGAAATAACTTTATTACCTAACTTTAATCGTCCATAAGAATACTTTTTTAATTCACTTGGAGAACCACTAAAAAACATTCTGACACTAGTTTTCCAAGCAGCAGGACACTTACCCCATTTATAAGGAGAACACATCCCACCCTAACTATATGTATGCTTATGATAAACAATATGATAAGCATCAACTTTAGCAGCACTAACACCTGACACAAAACTAAAAGCTATGCAAATTACAATTATCACCATTAAAACTTTCTTTTTATTCATCAAATTACTTCATGTATTATTTATCATCAAATAACTTATTAAAGTATTATGCAATACTAAACTGTCTCGATTATGATACATTTTACATTCAAATTTATATTAATAATTACAGTTATCTTTTACATTTATCTTAAAAAATTATAATAGAAAAATAAAATATTCTTAAAATTAGAAAGGATATATTAAAACAATAATTAGAAAAAATAGAATACCGATAGATGTTAATTTTAGCTACATTAACATAAAATTTCTTAGCTAATACCTTAATTAGTTACTCTCATTCATTTTTTTTCTTATTTTAAATATTAATTTAATAGTATTTTAATTTATTATACCTACCATTCGGTTGCTATTTGTTATCCTTTATTATCAATAAAAGGCTTTTGTTCTTCCATTACTTCTTTTATAAGTTGTGTCGGAGTTTTACCAAATAGTTTATATATTTCATTAAAAACAAAATTATACTCTTTTTCTCTTTTTAATGAGAAATTTCTTCTTTTTATTATTTGTATTAATTTTGTATCTGTTTCTGTGAATTTCACTTTAATTACCTTTCTATTCTTTTTTAAGAAAGAACGAAAGACATCAGAAACTCAAAAAAACTGAAATTAATTATTCATTTCTTTTAATCTTTGGATTTCTTCTGCGTGGTGTTTCATGGTTAATCCATTGGCTGGTTTAGCTACAGTAACATGATGATCTTTTTCTAATTTATAGATTAAAAATTTATCATTTTCAAGCTCAATAGAACCATTTGGATCTTCAAGTTCTAATCCATCTATCTCATCAACAATATTTTTATATTCAACTTCTTCATCAGCTATTATTTGAGCAATATCTATTCCTTGGAGTTCTGGATTTAATTGAATAGAAAGAGCAACAATACCATTAACTTCATTTTTACCAAGTTCAAACTTTGAATTTCTAATTTCATTAATATTAGATAAAACATGTTCTTTTGTAATTTCAGTAGCTGGAATCTCATTAGAAGTTCCAATTAAGTTTATTTTATAGGTATTTTTCCATTTTCCTATTTTGTATATTGCATAATTTACATCATTAAAAGAAATATTAATCTTCCCAAAATTTGGATCATTTTCATTAATTTCATTGCTTGGTTTGGTGTTATTCTTATTATTACTTTTATTATTACCTATATCATTATATTTATTATTATTTTTAATATCATTCATATTACTTTTATTTCCTTCCATTTGAAAACCTCTAAATTATTTTAAATATTAATATATGAATATGAGATATGAATATTAAATATAAATATTAGATATTAATATATAATTTTAGTCATATAACTATTACTTAGGTGTGATTATGAAACTGAAAGTAGCTTTATGCCAGATGAATGTAGTTGATAATAAAGAAAAAAATATCAAAAAAGCTATTAATATGATAAAGAAAGCTAAAAGTGAAGGTTCGGATATAGCTATTTTACCAGAAATGTTTAATTGCCCTTATGAAAATGAAAAATTTAAAGAATATGCTGAATTTAGTGATAATAGCTATACTTTAAAATCAATAGCTGAAACTAGTAAAAATGAGAATATTCATGTTTTAGCTGGTTCCATTCCTGAAAAAAAAATCAATGCAGAAACAGGAAAAGAAAAAATTTATAATACTAGTTTTTTATTTGATGATAATGGTGAAATATTAGGTTGTCATAGAAAGATGCATTTATTTGATATAGATGTTAAAGATAAGATTTACTTTAAAGAATCAGATACCTTGAATTCTGGAAATAGTGTTACAGTAATTGACACAAAATCAAAAATAGGTAAGATAGGAATAGGTATCTGTTATGATATTCGTTTTTTAGAACTTTCAAGAATCATGTCACTTGAAGGTGCAAAAATTTTAATATATCCTGGGGCTTTTAATTTAACCACTGGACCTGCTCATTGGGAGTTATTATTTAGATCTCGTGCTCTTGATAATCAAGTTTTTACTATTGGTGTTTCACCATCACTTAATGAATTTAATAGTTATCATGCTTATGGACATTCTATAGTTTGTAATCCATGGGGAAAGATTGTTAAAAAAGCTAGTTATGAAGAAGAACTTTTAATAACTGAAATAAATCTTAAAGAAGTGGATAAAGTAAGAGAAGAACTTCCTATTTTAAAAAATAGACGAAATGATATTTATGAGTTAAAAAACTTAGATTAAAAATAGATTAAAAAATTAGTTTAAAGCTAATTAAAATATATAATACTGATATTTTGTTTAGATTTAAGTATTAAAAAAAATTGAATATTAAAGAAGAAAAGAGAGTAGCTCTTAAACCTATAGCAAAGGTTTAGAAAATAAGTAGTTAAGATGACATATGAAAGAACTAATAACCTTTGTACTATAGTTTTAAGAACTTTTGTTGAGTGATATGATGTAATTTTTTGGAGGATTACACCACCAATTATAGTATTGTTTCTCATAGTATATAAATATTTAGGTATACCTAAATTTTATATTGTGTAAATTATAAAATTATGAAAAAATTAAAAATTAAAAATATTATAATTTTTAAAATAATTT from Methanobrevibacter arboriphilus JCM 13429 = DSM 1125 encodes the following:
- a CDS encoding ABC transporter permease/substrate-binding protein, yielding MLNILLEESFSLLISDHEFFMDLLIQHIQLSLISILIAIVLGMIIGIIVSEYEKNKWILSVVNFVYTIPSIALFGLLIPISGIGDVSAIIALTIYALLPMVKNTHSGITNIDKGILEAARGMGSTKFQMLYKIKIPLAMPHIMAGIRTMAVMTIALAGIAAFIGAGGLGVAIYRGITTNNMAMTIAGSILIAILAIVVDFILGQIEKITKYGKNDSKFVNKLKKISKNNENNKKPVAIVAIILVIGLVGGGILYGSSSSETINIASKPYTEQYILGYMLKELIEEKTDLNVKLSTGIAGGVSTIHPGMEKGDFDLYPEYTGTGWMEVLKEGGTFTTEQNSELKSKYNEKYNMSWVGMYGFENTYGIAVNKEIADKYNLKTYSDLAKVSNDLTFGAEPDFFERNDGYNAISEKYNFNFKDTKDMDVGLKYNAINDKKIDVVVIYTTDGRLISSNITILKDDLGFFPSYECGNVVRNEVLKEHPELKEVLLKLEGLISNEDMAKMNYQVEVEKKDPKDVAHEFLKEKKLVD
- a CDS encoding tyrosine-protein phosphatase, with protein sequence MKYIHIPLEGAYNVRELGGYPINNGVTSFNSFLRGDSLEEITVKDLKILEEYGIRNILDLRGEIEIGDELKIIRDNSNLKYKQISLFGDIEKAASEDITKMIVENPEEFLIEIYIAALNEAKSAMKEVFDNIAKCKGGILFHCTDGKDRTGIISALLLDLAGVKKSDIIANYQITHTYIKENPKVKEQAKQYSEELTYSKPKYMANLLNYLEKNYNNTESYLEKIGVSKENIRKIKQKLITI
- a CDS encoding carbon-nitrogen hydrolase family protein → MKLKVALCQMNVVDNKEKNIKKAINMIKKAKSEGSDIAILPEMFNCPYENEKFKEYAEFSDNSYTLKSIAETSKNENIHVLAGSIPEKKINAETGKEKIYNTSFLFDDNGEILGCHRKMHLFDIDVKDKIYFKESDTLNSGNSVTVIDTKSKIGKIGIGICYDIRFLELSRIMSLEGAKILIYPGAFNLTTGPAHWELLFRSRALDNQVFTIGVSPSLNEFNSYHAYGHSIVCNPWGKIVKKASYEEELLITEINLKEVDKVREELPILKNRRNDIYELKNLD
- the rbr gene encoding rubrerythrin, whose product is MLDLKGTKTEKNLMGSFSGESRSRNKYTFYAAKAKEEGYEQIAALFLETAEKEKEHAKIWFKFLHDEKIPDTVTNLEDAADVEHYGWTMYDKFAKEAKEEGFDIIAYVFEMVGQIEKEHEAKYKKLLANLKNDEVFKKENTVVWECRNCEYIVEGKSAPEICPVCKYPKAYFEIKAKNY